A region from the Aphis gossypii isolate Hap1 chromosome 1, ASM2018417v2, whole genome shotgun sequence genome encodes:
- the LOC114131086 gene encoding protein transport protein Sec24D isoform X29 — MNNSQFAQERPTQNYGALPTPQQNGQHNTSSNNVPSYNQAEGQLNDQFSQLGFNNRPSVPLVQNNTLPSSISNFSSGPQVNTSQSYSPANFNVELTGPPKQFSSSVPFGGSFSQNSSDNFLDKTSNTIPQSAFPGNSVESNIHDGIINQESRDFNNGTPNNLSETMYGKSNEFNTNTSNLVSNQIGSGLTSSQPIQSAFSVVSPQSRSQKPYSSNVQQPQLVENVPSQSDLSTQKLEYQPSNYPPTSNSISQSDFSRQPNHAPQQPGFPSQNNLKPQQPGFPPQPNSTLQQPGFPPQSNSTSQQPGFPPQPNSTLQQPGFPPQANSTKTQQPGFPPQPNSISQQPGFPPQPNSTLQQPGFPTQANLTKPQQPGFPPQPNSTLQQPGFPPQANSTKTQQPGFPPQPNSVLQQSGFPQQPNLTPQQPGFPPQPSSIPQQPGFPPQPSSTPQQPGFPPQPSSTPQQPGFPPQPNSTLQQPGFPTQANLTKPQQPGFPPQPNSTLQQPGFPSQTNLKPQQPGFPPQPSLTPQQPGFPPQPNSILQQPGFPPQANSTLQQPGFPPQPNSTLQQSGFLPQPISSQQQHGFPPQPGNLPSQQMGFPSQAGNLPPRQSGYPPQQPGLTSQQPQQPGYSQQHNGFNPQQPSYQPQQSGYPPQQPGYPPQQPGYPPQQAGYSTQQAGFNQGTPAYMGQPAPSRRLDPDQMPSPVQVIQDDQQSKSGLFLTNQRGLVPPLVTTDFTVQDSGNASPRLIRSTMYCVPTTTDIMKQTSVPFGLVISPLAKIKPDEYPLPIINTGEFGPVRCKRCKAYMSPFMQFIDGGKHFTCLLCKATTEVPVEYFQHLDHTGQRLDRSERPELCFGSYEFIVPKEYCRKEIQPKPPAYIFVIDVSYNNIKSGLVRLICAFMKELLTQLPTELGSEKSKIRVGFITYDTTVHFYNIKETLAVPQMMIVGDTSEVFMPLLDGFLCDPEESSQVIDVLMEQIPTQFNETRTTETILLPAIKAGMEALKNADCCGKLFVFHSSLPIAEAPGKLKNREDRKLLATDKEKTILNPQTNVYKELGEECVQVGCSVDLFITNNSYIDLPTIGQISKISGGEIFKYTYFQAEVDGQRFLSDLKHDISRPTVFDAVMRVRTSTGTRPTDFYGHFFMSNSTDVELAAIDCDKAIAIEVKHDDKLDEQDGVLVQTAMLYTSCSGQRRVRILNLSLRSSGQMGELYRSCDLDTIMNFFGKQVMYKILESSGRQVKDAITNKTAQILATYRKHCASPSSAGQLILPECMKLMPLYVNCLIKSDAMSGGPDMTVDDRWFNMHLVITADIPTTLGYFYPRLIPIHTLADEKLLDDVSIPDQLRCSIEKFAENGAYILENGVYMFLWLGMGLSQTFLTDVFGVQSITYVDTEHSAIPVLDNPLNKAVRQVLSKIQKERSHTMRLSIIRQKDKIETVMRHFLVEDHGIDNSPSYVEFLCHMHKEIRNLLS, encoded by the exons ATGAATAATTCTCAATTTGCACAAGAGCGTCCAACACAAAATTATGGCGCTCTTCCAACACCACAACAAAATGGTCAACATAATACATCATCGAACA atgtACCATCTTATAACCAGGCTGAAGGACAGTTGAATGATCAATTTTCACAACTGGGATTTAATAATAGACCTTCAGTACCActagttcaaaataatactttg ccGAGTAGTATTAGCAACTTTTCAAGTGGACCACAAGTAAATACTTCGCAATCATATTCACCTGCCAATTTTAATGTTGAACTGACTGGGCCTCCTAAGCAATTTTCTTCATCAGTACCTTTTGGAGGAAGTTTTAGTCAAAATTCCTCAGATAATTTTCTAGACAAAACTAGTAATACAATACCACAATCTGCTTTTCCTGGAAATAGTGTTGAATCAAATATTCACGATGGAATTATTAATCAAGAATCAAGAGATTTTAATAATGGCACTcctaataatttaagtgaGACAATGTATGGGAAATccaatgaatttaatacaaatacctCAAATTTGGTTTCAAATCAAATTGGTTCTGGATTAACTTCATCTCAACCTATTCAATCAGCCTTTTCTGTTGTTTCACCTCAATCTCGTTCTCAAAAACCGTATTCAAGCAATGTTCAACAACCACAATTGGTTGAAAATGTTCCATCCCAATCGGATTTATCTActcaaaaattagaatatcaGCCATCAAATTATCCACCAACATCTAATTCAATATCTCAATCAGATTTTTCGAGACAACCTAATCATGCTCCACAGCAGCCAGGTTTTCCATctcagaataatttaaaacctcAGCAACCAGGTTTTCCACCTCAACCCAATTCCACACTGCAGCAGCCTGGGTTTCCACCACAATCTAATTCAACATCGCAGCAGCCAG GTTTTCCACCTCAACCTAATTCAACACTGCAGCAGCCAG GTTTTCCACCACAAGCCAATTCAACAAAAACTCAGCAACCGGGTTTCCCGCCACAACCTAATTCAATATCGCAGCAACCTGGTTTTCCACCCCAACCTAATTCAACACTGCAGCAGCCAGGTTTTCCAACACAAGCCAATTTAACAAAACCGCAGCAGCCAGGATTTCCACCACAGCCTAATTCAACACTACAGCAGCCAGGTTTTCCACCACAAGCTAATTCAACAAAAACTCAACAACCTGGTTTCCCGCCACAACCTAATTCAGTTTTGCAGCAGTCAGGTTTCCCACAACAACCTAATTTAACACCACAGCAACCAGGTTTTCCGCCACAACCTAGTTCGATACCACAGCAACCAGGTTTTCCACCTCAACCCAGTTCGACACCACAGCAACCAGGTTTTCCACCTCAACCCAGTTCGACACCACAGCAACCAGGTTTTCCACCTCAACCCAATTCAACACTGCAGCAGCCAGGTTTTCCAACACAAGCCAATTTAACAAAACCGCAGCAGCCAGGATTTCCACCACAGCCTAATTCAACACTACAGCAGCCAGGTTTTCCATCTCAGACTAATTTAAAACCGCAGCAACCAGGTTTTCCGCCACAACCTAGTTTGACACCACAGCAACCAGGTTTTCCACCACAACCCAATTCAATACTGCAGCAGCCAGGTTTTCCACCACAAGCCAATTCTACACTGCAGCAGCCTGGTTTTCCACCACAACCCAATTCAACACTGCAGCAATCAGGTTTTCTACCACAACCTATTTCATCTCAACAGCAACATGGCTTTCCTCCTCAACCAGGAAATTTACCATCTCAACAAATGGGTTTTCCTTCTCAGGCCGGTAATTTACCACCACGACAATCTGGTTACCCACCTCAACAGCCTGGTTTAACGTCTCAACAACCTCAACAACCTGGATATTCTCAGCAACATAACGGTTTCAATCCTCAACAACCTAGTTATCAACCTCAACAATCTGGGTATCCACCTCAACAACCTGGGTATCCACCTCAACAACCTGGGTATCCACCTCAACAAGCAGGTTACTCTACACAACAAGCTGGTTTTAATCAAGGTACACCAGCCTATATGGGTCAGCCAGCTCCAAGTAGGAGATTAGATCCAGATCAGATGCCAAGTCca GTACAAGTTATACAAGATGACCAACAAAGTAAAagtggtttatttttaactaatcaaAGAGGTCTAGTGCCCCCTTTAGTTACTACAGATTTCACTGTTCAAGATTCTGGTAATGCATCACCTAGATTAATAAGATCAACTATGTATTGCGTACCCACTACAACGGACATTATGAAACAG aCTTCTGTACCATTTGGATTAGTCATCAGTCCATtagcaaaaataaaacccGATGAGTATcctttacctattataaatactggTGAATTTGGACCAGTTAGATGTAAAAGGTGTAAAGCTTACATGAGTCCATTTATGCAGTTCATTGATGGTGGAAAACACTTTACTTGTCTTTTATGTAAAGCTACAACAGAAg taccagttgaatattttcaacatttggATCATACTGGTCAGCGGCTTGACCGTTCTGAAAGGCCTGAATTATGTTTTGGTTcatatgaatttattgttcCAAAAGAGTATTGTAGG aAAGAAATTCAACCAAAACCTCCtgcatatatatttgtaatagatgtttcttacaataatattaaatctggACTTGTTCGACTCATATGTGCTTTCATGAAAGAGCTATTAACTCAATTACCAACTGAGTTGGGAagtgaaaaaagtaaaatacgtgttggttttataacttatgatacaactgttcatttttataatatcaag gaAACATTAGCTGTTCCTCAAATGATGATTGTTGGTGATACTTCTGAAGTGTTTATGCCATTGTTAGATGGGTTCTTATGTGATCCAGAAGAATCATCTCAAGTTATCGATGTACTTATGGAACAAATTCCCACTCAGTTTAATGAAACAAGGACTACTGAAACTATTCTTTTACCAGCAATAAAAGCAGGAATGGAAGCATTGAAG AACGCAGATTGTTgtggtaaattatttgtattccaTTCATCCTTGCCTATAGCAGAAGCTCCAGGTAAACTTAAGAATCGGGAAGATCGAAAATTACTTGCCACcgataaagaaaaaactattttga atcCACAAACTAATGTTTATAAAGAATTGGGAGAAGAATGTGTTCAAGTTGGATGTAGTGTTGATTTATTCATCActaataattcttatattgATTTACCTACTATTGgtcaaatttctaaaattagtggtggtgaaattttcaaatacacaTATTTCCAA gctGAAGTTGATGGTCAACGATTTTTATCTGATTTAAAACATGACATTAGCCGACCAACTGTTTTTGATGCTGTAATGCGTGTACGGACATCTACTGGTACTCGTCCTACTGATTTCTATGGGCATTTCTTTATGTCAAACTCTACAGATGTTGAATTAGCTGCTATTGATTGTGATAAA GCTATTGCAATTGAAGTAAAACACGATGATAAGCTTGATGAACAAGATGGAGTATTGGTACAAACAGCTATGTTATACACATCATGTAGTGGGCAAAGGCGTGTACGCATATTAAATCTATCATTACGTTCTAGTGGACAAATGGGTGAATTATATCGTAGCTGTGATTTAGATACAATAATGAATTTCTTCGGAAAACAAG ttatgtataaaatattggaaaGTTCTGGACGACAAGTAAAGGACGCAATTACTAATAAGACTGCTCAAATATTAGCTACTTATAGAAAACATTGTGCATCACCATCTTCAGCCGGTCAACTTATATTACCTGAATGCATGAAACTTATGCCTCTATATGTTAATTGTTTGATCAAATCTGATGCAATGTCCGGtg gtccTGATATGACAGTTGATGATCGTTGGTTTAATATGCATCTTGTTATCACTGCGGATATACCTACAACATTAGGTTATTTCTATCCACGTCTGATTCCTATCCATACACTCGCTGATGAAAAACTATTAGATGATGTTTCAATACCAGATCAATTAAGGTGTTCTATTGAAAAGTTTGCAGAAAATGGAGCTTATATTTTGG aAAATGGagtttatatgtttttgtgGCTTGGTATGGGTCTAAGTCAAACATTTTTGACTGACGTATTTGGTGTTCAGAGCATTACATATGTTGATACTGAACATTCGGCTATTCCTGTGTTGGATAATCCACTCAACAAAGCTGTTCGGCAGGTGTTatctaaaattcaaaaagaacGAAGCCACACTATGAGA cTTTCAATTATACGACAGAAAGATAAAATTGAAACTGTTATGAGACATTTCTTAGTTGAAGATCACGGCATTGACAATAGTCCATCCTATGTAGAATTTTTGTGTCACATGCATAAGGAAATTCGCAATTTGCTCAGTTAG
- the LOC114131086 gene encoding protein transport protein Sec24D isoform X24, which translates to MNNSQFAQERPTQNYGALPTPQQNGQHNTSSNNVPSYNQAEGQLNDQFSQLGFNNRPSVPLVQNNTLPSSISNFSSGPQVNTSQSYSPANFNVELTGPPKQFSSSVPFGGSFSQNSSDNFLDKTSNTIPQSAFPGNSVESNIHDGIINQESRDFNNGTPNNLSETMYGKSNEFNTNTSNLVSNQIGSGLTSSQPIQSAFSVVSPQSRSQKPYSSNVQQPQLVENVPSQSDLSTQKLEYQPSNYPPTSNSISQSDFSRQPNHAPQQPGFPSQNNLKPQQPGFPPQPNSTLQQPGFPPQSNSTSQQPGFPPQPNSTLQQSGFPPQPNSTLQQPGFPPQANSTLQQPGFPSQTNLKPQQPGFPPQPSSTPQQPGFPPQPNSTLQQPGFPPQANSTKTQQPGFPPQPNSISQQPGFPLQPNSTLQQPGFPPQPNSTQQQPGFPLQPNSTMQQPGFPPQANSTKTQQPGFPPQPNSISQQPGFPPQPNSTLQQPGFPTQANLTKPQQPGFPPQPNSTLQQPGFPPQPNSTLQQPGFPTQANLTKPQQPGFPPQPNSTLQQPGFPSQTNLKPQQPGFPPQPSLTPQQPGFPPQPNSILQQPGFPPQANSTLQQPGFPPQPNSTLQQSGFLPQPISSQQQHGFPPQPGNLPSQQMGFPSQAGNLPPRQSGYPPQQPGLTSQQPQQPGYSQQHNGFNPQQPSYQPQQSGYPPQQPGYPPQQPGYPPQQAGYSTQQAGFNQGTPAYMGQPAPSRRLDPDQMPSPVQVIQDDQQSKSGLFLTNQRGLVPPLVTTDFTVQDSGNASPRLIRSTMYCVPTTTDIMKQTSVPFGLVISPLAKIKPDEYPLPIINTGEFGPVRCKRCKAYMSPFMQFIDGGKHFTCLLCKATTEVPVEYFQHLDHTGQRLDRSERPELCFGSYEFIVPKEYCRKEIQPKPPAYIFVIDVSYNNIKSGLVRLICAFMKELLTQLPTELGSEKSKIRVGFITYDTTVHFYNIKETLAVPQMMIVGDTSEVFMPLLDGFLCDPEESSQVIDVLMEQIPTQFNETRTTETILLPAIKAGMEALKNADCCGKLFVFHSSLPIAEAPGKLKNREDRKLLATDKEKTILNPQTNVYKELGEECVQVGCSVDLFITNNSYIDLPTIGQISKISGGEIFKYTYFQAEVDGQRFLSDLKHDISRPTVFDAVMRVRTSTGTRPTDFYGHFFMSNSTDVELAAIDCDKAIAIEVKHDDKLDEQDGVLVQTAMLYTSCSGQRRVRILNLSLRSSGQMGELYRSCDLDTIMNFFGKQVMYKILESSGRQVKDAITNKTAQILATYRKHCASPSSAGQLILPECMKLMPLYVNCLIKSDAMSGGPDMTVDDRWFNMHLVITADIPTTLGYFYPRLIPIHTLADEKLLDDVSIPDQLRCSIEKFAENGAYILENGVYMFLWLGMGLSQTFLTDVFGVQSITYVDTEHSAIPVLDNPLNKAVRQVLSKIQKERSHTMRLSIIRQKDKIETVMRHFLVEDHGIDNSPSYVEFLCHMHKEIRNLLS; encoded by the exons ATGAATAATTCTCAATTTGCACAAGAGCGTCCAACACAAAATTATGGCGCTCTTCCAACACCACAACAAAATGGTCAACATAATACATCATCGAACA atgtACCATCTTATAACCAGGCTGAAGGACAGTTGAATGATCAATTTTCACAACTGGGATTTAATAATAGACCTTCAGTACCActagttcaaaataatactttg ccGAGTAGTATTAGCAACTTTTCAAGTGGACCACAAGTAAATACTTCGCAATCATATTCACCTGCCAATTTTAATGTTGAACTGACTGGGCCTCCTAAGCAATTTTCTTCATCAGTACCTTTTGGAGGAAGTTTTAGTCAAAATTCCTCAGATAATTTTCTAGACAAAACTAGTAATACAATACCACAATCTGCTTTTCCTGGAAATAGTGTTGAATCAAATATTCACGATGGAATTATTAATCAAGAATCAAGAGATTTTAATAATGGCACTcctaataatttaagtgaGACAATGTATGGGAAATccaatgaatttaatacaaatacctCAAATTTGGTTTCAAATCAAATTGGTTCTGGATTAACTTCATCTCAACCTATTCAATCAGCCTTTTCTGTTGTTTCACCTCAATCTCGTTCTCAAAAACCGTATTCAAGCAATGTTCAACAACCACAATTGGTTGAAAATGTTCCATCCCAATCGGATTTATCTActcaaaaattagaatatcaGCCATCAAATTATCCACCAACATCTAATTCAATATCTCAATCAGATTTTTCGAGACAACCTAATCATGCTCCACAGCAGCCAGGTTTTCCATctcagaataatttaaaacctcAGCAACCAGGTTTTCCACCTCAACCCAATTCCACACTGCAGCAGCCTGGGTTTCCACCACAATCTAATTCAACATCGCAGCAGCCAGGTTTTCCACCTCAACCCAATTCAACACTGCAGCAATCAGGTTTTCCACCTCAACCTAATTCCACACTGCAGCAGCCTGGTTTTCCACCACAAGCCAATTCAACATTGCAGCAGCCAGGTTTTCCATCTCAGACTAATTTAAAACCACAGCAACCAGGGTTTCCGCCACAACCTAGTTCGACACCACAGCAACCAGGTTTTCCACCTCAACCTAATTCAACACTGCAGCAGCCAGGTTTTCCACCACAAGCCAATTCAACAAAAACTCAGCAACCGGGTTTCCCGCCACAACCTAATTCAATATCGCAGCAACCTGGTTTTCCACTCCAACCTAATTCCACACTGCAGCAGCCTGGTTTTCCACCACAACCCAATTCAACACAGCAGCAACCAGGTTTTCCACTTCAACCTAATTCAACAATGCAGCAGCCAGGTTTTCCACCACAAGCCAATTCAACAAAAACTCAGCAACCGGGTTTCCCGCCACAACCTAATTCAATATCGCAGCAACCTGGTTTTCCACCCCAACCTAATTCAACACTGCAGCAGCCAGGTTTTCCAACACAAGCCAATTTAACAAAACCGCAGCAGCCAGGATTTCCACCACAGCCTAATTCAACACTACAGCAGCCAG GTTTTCCACCTCAACCCAATTCAACACTGCAGCAGCCAGGTTTTCCAACACAAGCCAATTTAACAAAACCGCAGCAGCCAGGATTTCCACCACAGCCTAATTCAACACTACAGCAGCCAGGTTTTCCATCTCAGACTAATTTAAAACCGCAGCAACCAGGTTTTCCGCCACAACCTAGTTTGACACCACAGCAACCAGGTTTTCCACCACAACCCAATTCAATACTGCAGCAGCCAGGTTTTCCACCACAAGCCAATTCTACACTGCAGCAGCCTGGTTTTCCACCACAACCCAATTCAACACTGCAGCAATCAGGTTTTCTACCACAACCTATTTCATCTCAACAGCAACATGGCTTTCCTCCTCAACCAGGAAATTTACCATCTCAACAAATGGGTTTTCCTTCTCAGGCCGGTAATTTACCACCACGACAATCTGGTTACCCACCTCAACAGCCTGGTTTAACGTCTCAACAACCTCAACAACCTGGATATTCTCAGCAACATAACGGTTTCAATCCTCAACAACCTAGTTATCAACCTCAACAATCTGGGTATCCACCTCAACAACCTGGGTATCCACCTCAACAACCTGGGTATCCACCTCAACAAGCAGGTTACTCTACACAACAAGCTGGTTTTAATCAAGGTACACCAGCCTATATGGGTCAGCCAGCTCCAAGTAGGAGATTAGATCCAGATCAGATGCCAAGTCca GTACAAGTTATACAAGATGACCAACAAAGTAAAagtggtttatttttaactaatcaaAGAGGTCTAGTGCCCCCTTTAGTTACTACAGATTTCACTGTTCAAGATTCTGGTAATGCATCACCTAGATTAATAAGATCAACTATGTATTGCGTACCCACTACAACGGACATTATGAAACAG aCTTCTGTACCATTTGGATTAGTCATCAGTCCATtagcaaaaataaaacccGATGAGTATcctttacctattataaatactggTGAATTTGGACCAGTTAGATGTAAAAGGTGTAAAGCTTACATGAGTCCATTTATGCAGTTCATTGATGGTGGAAAACACTTTACTTGTCTTTTATGTAAAGCTACAACAGAAg taccagttgaatattttcaacatttggATCATACTGGTCAGCGGCTTGACCGTTCTGAAAGGCCTGAATTATGTTTTGGTTcatatgaatttattgttcCAAAAGAGTATTGTAGG aAAGAAATTCAACCAAAACCTCCtgcatatatatttgtaatagatgtttcttacaataatattaaatctggACTTGTTCGACTCATATGTGCTTTCATGAAAGAGCTATTAACTCAATTACCAACTGAGTTGGGAagtgaaaaaagtaaaatacgtgttggttttataacttatgatacaactgttcatttttataatatcaag gaAACATTAGCTGTTCCTCAAATGATGATTGTTGGTGATACTTCTGAAGTGTTTATGCCATTGTTAGATGGGTTCTTATGTGATCCAGAAGAATCATCTCAAGTTATCGATGTACTTATGGAACAAATTCCCACTCAGTTTAATGAAACAAGGACTACTGAAACTATTCTTTTACCAGCAATAAAAGCAGGAATGGAAGCATTGAAG AACGCAGATTGTTgtggtaaattatttgtattccaTTCATCCTTGCCTATAGCAGAAGCTCCAGGTAAACTTAAGAATCGGGAAGATCGAAAATTACTTGCCACcgataaagaaaaaactattttga atcCACAAACTAATGTTTATAAAGAATTGGGAGAAGAATGTGTTCAAGTTGGATGTAGTGTTGATTTATTCATCActaataattcttatattgATTTACCTACTATTGgtcaaatttctaaaattagtggtggtgaaattttcaaatacacaTATTTCCAA gctGAAGTTGATGGTCAACGATTTTTATCTGATTTAAAACATGACATTAGCCGACCAACTGTTTTTGATGCTGTAATGCGTGTACGGACATCTACTGGTACTCGTCCTACTGATTTCTATGGGCATTTCTTTATGTCAAACTCTACAGATGTTGAATTAGCTGCTATTGATTGTGATAAA GCTATTGCAATTGAAGTAAAACACGATGATAAGCTTGATGAACAAGATGGAGTATTGGTACAAACAGCTATGTTATACACATCATGTAGTGGGCAAAGGCGTGTACGCATATTAAATCTATCATTACGTTCTAGTGGACAAATGGGTGAATTATATCGTAGCTGTGATTTAGATACAATAATGAATTTCTTCGGAAAACAAG ttatgtataaaatattggaaaGTTCTGGACGACAAGTAAAGGACGCAATTACTAATAAGACTGCTCAAATATTAGCTACTTATAGAAAACATTGTGCATCACCATCTTCAGCCGGTCAACTTATATTACCTGAATGCATGAAACTTATGCCTCTATATGTTAATTGTTTGATCAAATCTGATGCAATGTCCGGtg gtccTGATATGACAGTTGATGATCGTTGGTTTAATATGCATCTTGTTATCACTGCGGATATACCTACAACATTAGGTTATTTCTATCCACGTCTGATTCCTATCCATACACTCGCTGATGAAAAACTATTAGATGATGTTTCAATACCAGATCAATTAAGGTGTTCTATTGAAAAGTTTGCAGAAAATGGAGCTTATATTTTGG aAAATGGagtttatatgtttttgtgGCTTGGTATGGGTCTAAGTCAAACATTTTTGACTGACGTATTTGGTGTTCAGAGCATTACATATGTTGATACTGAACATTCGGCTATTCCTGTGTTGGATAATCCACTCAACAAAGCTGTTCGGCAGGTGTTatctaaaattcaaaaagaacGAAGCCACACTATGAGA cTTTCAATTATACGACAGAAAGATAAAATTGAAACTGTTATGAGACATTTCTTAGTTGAAGATCACGGCATTGACAATAGTCCATCCTATGTAGAATTTTTGTGTCACATGCATAAGGAAATTCGCAATTTGCTCAGTTAG